ACGCGACGAAGTTGGACTCCCGGCTCCGGTCGGTGACGTCGGTCGGGTCGCCGTCGTGGTAGGCCGCGTACCAGGAGCCGTCCGCGTTCTGGTGGCGGGCGAGCCACGCGTAGGCGCGGTCCGCGGCGGCGTGCTCGCCGGCCGCGTCGAGCGCCATGGCGGCCTCGGTGTGGTCCCACGGGTCGAGGTGGTGGCCACGGAACCACGGGATGGCCCCGTCCTCGCGCTGGACCGCAAGTATCCCGGTGACGGTCTCGGCGGCCTGCTCGGCGGTGAGCACCCCGGACAGGACGAGGTGCTCGGCGATCCGCTCGGGGCTCGTCACTTGGCCGCGTCCACGGCGTCGGCGCCGGCTTCGGCTTCGGCTTCGGCTTCGGCTTCGGCTTCGGCTTCGGCGCCGGCTTCCGCTTCGGTCTTCGGGAGGTGGGGCTTGGTCGCGTACGCCACGAAGCTCTTGCCGACGACCGGGTTGAGCAGCTGCTCGGTGACCCGGGTCAGAGCGGGCTTCTTCATGATGTCCCAGACGAGGAGCTTGTGGTACGCGCGGACCGGCAGCGCCTTGTCGTTGTCGACGCCGAAGGCGCACTTCAGCCACCAGTACGGCGCGTGCAGGGCGTGCGCGTGGTGGGTGCCGTACGGCTTGAGGCCGGCCTGCCGGATCTTGCCCAGGAGCTCGTCGGCCTTGTAGATGCGGATGTGGCCGCCCTCGACCTCGTGGTACGCGTCGGAGAGCGCCCAGCAGATCTTCTCGGGGCCGTAGCGGGGCACGGTGATCGCGATCCGGCCGCCCGGCTTGAGGACGCGGACCATCTCGGCGAGCACGCCCTTGTCGTCCGGGATGTGCTCCATGACCTCGGAGATGATGACGACGTCGAAGGACTCGTCGGGGAACGGCAGGTTGAGGGCGTCGCCCTCCATCGCGGTGGCGGTCGCCCCGGCGGGGGCCTCCCCGGCCTCCTTCATCGCCGCGAACCACTTGGCGACCTCGCGGATCTCCTCGCCGTTCTGGTCGAGGGCCACGACCTGGGCGCCGCGCCGGTAGCACTCGAAGGCGTGCCGGCCCGCACCGCAGCCCAGATCGAGCACGCGGTCGCCGGGGGCGAGCGGGAAGCGGGTGAAGTCGACGGTCAGCACGAGATCCTGCTTTCGCGATGGGAGGGTGATGGTGGGCAGGCACCGCCGCTGGGTTGTGGGCAGTCGTTCCGCAGGGCGGAACGGGTGGGCACAACCCACCCACCGGGCCGCACCCCGCGACGACAGCGAGGCGTCATCGGCGGGCCCCGGCGCGTTGGCGGGCAACCGCCTCGCGGTACAGCTCGGCCGTCCCCTGCGCGGCGCGCGCCCAGGTGAAGCGCTCCAGGACCCGCACGCGCCCCGCGGCACCGAGGCGGGCCCGCAGCTCCGCGTCGCCCAGGACCCGCCCGAGCGCCGCCGCCAGCGCGCCCGCGTCGCCCGGCGGCACCGCGAGGCAGGTCTCGCCGTCGGCGCCCGCGACCTCGGGGATCGCGCCGCCGGTGGTGGCGACGAGCGGCGTCCCGGTGGCCATGGCCTCGGCGGCGGGCAGTGAGAAGCCCTCGTACAGCGAGGGCACGCAGGAGACCTGGGCGGAGCGCACGAGGTCGACGAGCTCGGCGTCGCTGATGCCCTTGACGAATTCGACGGCGCCATCGAGCCCGTACCGCTCGATGGCCTGGGCGACGGGGCCGTCCTCGGCGCGCTTGCCGACGACGACGAGGTGGGCGTCGGGGCGCTCGGTGCGGAGCTTCGCGAGCGCCTCGATCAGGTGGATCAGACCCTTGAGGGGGACGTCGGCGCTGGAGGTGGTGACGATCCGGCCGGGGATCTCGGCGACGGCCGGGTCCGGGGACCAGAGCGTGGTGTCGGCGCCGATGTGGACGACCCGGATGCGGTCCTCGCGTACGCCGAGGTGCTCGACGATCTCCTGGCGGGAGGTGCCGGAGACGGTGAGCACGGACGGCATCCGGCGGGCGACGCGCTTCTGCATGCGGGTGAAGGCGTACCAGCGGCGGACGGAGGCGCGGCGCTTCCAGTCGGCGGCGGCGTCGAGTTCGAGCTGCCGGTCGACGGTGATGGGGTGGTGGATCGTGGTGACGAGCGGGGCGCCCAGGGCCCGGGGGCCGCCGAGGAGGCCGTAGCCGAGGGTCTGGTTGTCGTGGACGACGTCGAAGTCGCCGCGGCGGGCGGCGAGCATGCGCCGGGCCCGCAGGGAGAAGGTGAGCGGCTCGGGGAAGCCGCCGGTCCACATGGTGGCGACTTCGAGGCCGTCGATCCAGTCCCGGTACTCGTCGCGCTTCGGGGTCCGGAAGGGGTCCGGCGAGCGGTAGAGGTCGAGGCTGGCGATCTCGGTGAGCGGCACGCCCTCGTCGAGCGTGGGGTACGGCTGCGAGCCGATGACCTCGACGGTGTGGCCGAGGCGGGCGAGCTCACGGGAGAGGTGGCGGACGTAGACGCCCTGGCCGCCGCAGAACGGGTTCCCCTTGTACGTGAGGAGGGCGATCCGCAACGGGAGGCCACCGTCCGCGGTGACGCCCTGTCGGGGGCTTGCCGGGCTTGCCTCTATGGCTTCCGCGGTCATGCGCGACCCCCTTCGAGCGTGCGTTTCGCCGGAGCGTAACCGCTCGCGCTAATCTAGAACAAGTTACAGACTTGATCGTTCTCGATCTTCTCGACCGATCCACCCGGTCGCTTCTTGATCGCTCCTTGAACGATCAAGGATCGATCAAGGAGGACAGAATCTACCGGCAGGTAGCTCCGTGGTGAGAGCCGGAACAGGTGATTCGCGCCACGACGGCCGGAACGCCATACTGTCGCTCCCCACCGCCGCTCCCCACCGCACGGAACGGGACCTCATGACCGCAGACAACAGAGCGGACCTCAGCCCCTCGTCGGCGCCCCTCACGGAGCGCCAGGAGGCGCGACGCCGCCGCATCCTGGAAGCCAGCGCCCAGCTCGCGGCGCGCGGCGGCTTCGACGCGGTGCAGATGCGGGAGGTCGCCGAGGCCGCCGGGGTGGCCCTGGGCACGCTGTACCGCTACTTCCCGTCGAAGGTCCACCTGCTGGTCGCGACGATGCAGGACCAGCTCCAGCACATGCACACCACCCTGCGGAAGCGGCCGCCCTCGGGCGCCGACCCGGCGGAGCGGGTCGCGGAGACCCTGATGCGGGCCTTCCGGGCGCTCCAGCGGGAACCGCAGCTCGCCGACGCGATGGTCCGGGCGCTGACCTTCGCGGACCGCGGGGTGAGCGCCGAGGTCGACACCGTCTCGCGGCTGACGACCGCGATCATCCTGGACGCGATGGGGGCGGAGCACCCGACCCCGCGCCAGCTCTCGGCGGTGCGGGTGATCGAGCACACCTGGCACTCGGCGCTGATCACGTGGCTGTCCGGGCGCGCGTCGATCGCCCAGGTGAAGATCGACATCGAGACGGTCTGCCGCCTGATCGACCTCGTGGAGCCGGAACCCCGCCGAGGAGGACCGCCCGCGCCCGCCGGGAGGGCGGGCGCGGGCGGGTGACAGGCGAGTGACGGTCGAGGGGGCGTCTCGCCGCCCTCGACCGCCGGGACTCCTACTTCCCCAGCTCGGTCACGTAGAGGTCGGTGCACTTCGGGGTCTCCAGGACGCCGGCGAACGCCACCATCTTGATCCCTTCGCCCAGGTCGGACCCGGCCCTGACCGTCCAGTCGCCCTTCGTCAGGATCTGCACGTCCGCGGTGCCCTTCCGCGAGGTCTCCCCCTTGGCCCAACCGGCCTTGACCAGGCCCGCGAGGGTGTCCGCGTAGGCCTTCTTGGGATCGGCCTCCCTGCCGGGCTCGTCCGCCGCCCAGTTGATCATGCACTCCTTGAGCTTCGGCTTGACCGTGTCGAACGAGGCCTTGGTGAACCCGGCCGCACCCGCGGCCGCCCCGATCTCCTTGTCGACCTGGGCGGCGGTCAGCGACACGCCCGATCCACCCTTGCCCGCGCCGTCGCCCTCGCCGCCACAGCCCCCGACGAGCAGCACCACTCCGGTGGCCACGGCCACCATCCCCACCTTGCGCACAGCATTCCCCCCACACGCACGAAGGCCCTTCGCCCCCGTTTTCAAGGGCACAGTTTTGCACGCGGGAATGACGGTGCGTCACGAACCGGGCGCGCGTCAGCCCCCGGTGCCCTCTTCCTCCCCGGTGAGGAGGTCCATCTCCCGCTCGCTGAACCGACTCATGCACGCGTCCTCCGTCGCCTGGAAGGAGACCATGTCCATCGCCATCGTCTTCGGGGCGTGATGGCGGGCGAACAGCGTCCAGCCGCTCTTCTCGAGCGTG
Above is a genomic segment from Streptomyces sp. NBC_00094 containing:
- a CDS encoding class I SAM-dependent methyltransferase, producing the protein MLTVDFTRFPLAPGDRVLDLGCGAGRHAFECYRRGAQVVALDQNGEEIREVAKWFAAMKEAGEAPAGATATAMEGDALNLPFPDESFDVVIISEVMEHIPDDKGVLAEMVRVLKPGGRIAITVPRYGPEKICWALSDAYHEVEGGHIRIYKADELLGKIRQAGLKPYGTHHAHALHAPYWWLKCAFGVDNDKALPVRAYHKLLVWDIMKKPALTRVTEQLLNPVVGKSFVAYATKPHLPKTEAEAGAEAEAEAEAEAEAEAGADAVDAAK
- a CDS encoding glycosyltransferase family 4 protein; amino-acid sequence: MTAEAIEASPASPRQGVTADGGLPLRIALLTYKGNPFCGGQGVYVRHLSRELARLGHTVEVIGSQPYPTLDEGVPLTEIASLDLYRSPDPFRTPKRDEYRDWIDGLEVATMWTGGFPEPLTFSLRARRMLAARRGDFDVVHDNQTLGYGLLGGPRALGAPLVTTIHHPITVDRQLELDAAADWKRRASVRRWYAFTRMQKRVARRMPSVLTVSGTSRQEIVEHLGVREDRIRVVHIGADTTLWSPDPAVAEIPGRIVTTSSADVPLKGLIHLIEALAKLRTERPDAHLVVVGKRAEDGPVAQAIERYGLDGAVEFVKGISDAELVDLVRSAQVSCVPSLYEGFSLPAAEAMATGTPLVATTGGAIPEVAGADGETCLAVPPGDAGALAAALGRVLGDAELRARLGAAGRVRVLERFTWARAAQGTAELYREAVARQRAGARR
- a CDS encoding TetR family transcriptional regulator, yielding MTADNRADLSPSSAPLTERQEARRRRILEASAQLAARGGFDAVQMREVAEAAGVALGTLYRYFPSKVHLLVATMQDQLQHMHTTLRKRPPSGADPAERVAETLMRAFRALQREPQLADAMVRALTFADRGVSAEVDTVSRLTTAIILDAMGAEHPTPRQLSAVRVIEHTWHSALITWLSGRASIAQVKIDIETVCRLIDLVEPEPRRGGPPAPAGRAGAGG